One genomic segment of Coleofasciculaceae cyanobacterium includes these proteins:
- a CDS encoding hybrid sensor histidine kinase/response regulator: MMIEDEELRELYKTSSSEHLAKLESDLIILEKNPQDTVAIEEFLREAHTLKGDSRMLGLNDIEMLVHHLEDCVEGIKAGKGKITPELCDRLYQGIDAINQLSHQATTGEAVEVNTFEVLASLMGVSDVSQSTGNSEADLFEDSDFQASLFDDFDDNNSIDLFNEADAEKILAAKLESVSAPSVTQNSQPAVAAPVKDYSIDTIRVEPQKLDTLMTHANELTVTKLSISRQMTQINQMVDLWEQWHKDNSQKRSVFDQIENSLPPEKLQPLKYFFNTAQQRLESFGSLVNYLKIRANQDVNSLNLIADRLESGIQELRQLPLSNVFNLFPRMVRDLAKQQGKEINLVIEGGDTQADKKILEEIKDPLLHLIRNAIDHGIEIPEERIRRGKSSTATLVLRGYQTGNSIGVEIRDDGRGLNLDGIKNTAIRRQVRTEAELANMSQEEIQSLIFASGFSTRTEITELSGRGVGLDVVRANVERLKGSIQVSSTPGNGCKFQIRLGSSLATTRVLIVEEAKNLYAIPVEYIANMLAIAVDDIYTIDGSEVIDYEDRPISLAKLGTLLKLSTTNQVQTASKANKLFCLVLYLGKEYFCLIVDAFVDRQDIAFKPQSKLLKRIPNIAGATILGNGEVCMILNPNDLLHSLKNGTWHNISASVEPASAKNKLLLVEDSIIIRTQMQRLLKNAGYDVTVAVNGLDGLEKIQTEEFSIVLSDIEMPQMNGLEMIANIRQNSKYNQLPIVLITTLASPEDKRRGIEAGANAYLTKGDFDQQILFQTLEQLVNHNN, encoded by the coding sequence ATGATGATTGAAGACGAAGAACTAAGAGAGCTTTATAAAACTTCTAGTAGCGAACATCTTGCTAAGCTAGAATCCGATTTAATAATCCTGGAGAAAAATCCCCAAGACACAGTAGCCATTGAAGAATTTTTGCGAGAGGCACATACCCTAAAAGGGGACTCTCGAATGCTGGGGTTGAATGATATTGAAATGCTGGTACATCATTTAGAAGATTGTGTTGAGGGAATCAAGGCAGGAAAAGGGAAAATAACTCCCGAATTATGCGATCGCCTGTACCAAGGCATAGATGCAATCAATCAACTTTCGCATCAGGCAACTACTGGAGAAGCAGTAGAAGTCAATACTTTTGAAGTGTTGGCATCATTAATGGGTGTATCAGATGTCTCTCAATCTACTGGTAATTCTGAAGCGGATTTATTTGAAGATTCTGATTTTCAAGCATCTTTATTTGATGATTTTGATGACAATAATAGTATCGATCTGTTTAACGAAGCGGATGCAGAAAAAATATTAGCAGCTAAATTAGAATCAGTATCCGCTCCCTCCGTAACCCAAAATTCTCAGCCAGCAGTAGCTGCACCTGTAAAAGATTATTCCATTGACACTATTCGAGTTGAACCGCAAAAGCTCGATACCTTAATGACTCATGCTAATGAGTTAACCGTAACCAAGCTAAGTATTTCCCGCCAGATGACACAAATCAATCAAATGGTGGATTTATGGGAACAGTGGCATAAAGACAATTCTCAAAAACGTTCGGTGTTTGACCAGATTGAAAATAGTTTACCCCCAGAGAAACTCCAGCCCTTAAAGTATTTCTTTAACACTGCCCAGCAGCGTTTAGAGTCTTTCGGTAGCTTAGTCAATTATTTAAAGATTAGGGCTAACCAGGATGTCAATAGTTTAAACCTGATCGCCGATCGCTTGGAGTCTGGCATTCAAGAATTACGGCAGTTACCTCTGTCTAATGTTTTTAATCTGTTTCCTCGTATGGTGCGAGATCTGGCTAAACAACAGGGTAAAGAAATTAATTTGGTAATTGAAGGCGGAGATACTCAAGCTGATAAAAAGATTTTAGAAGAAATTAAAGACCCCCTGCTGCATTTGATTCGTAATGCGATCGATCATGGCATCGAAATTCCAGAAGAACGCATTAGACGAGGTAAATCCTCAACGGCAACTCTCGTGCTTCGGGGTTATCAAACTGGTAACAGCATCGGGGTTGAAATCCGCGATGACGGCAGAGGTTTGAATCTTGACGGTATCAAAAATACCGCCATCAGGCGACAGGTTCGCACAGAAGCCGAACTAGCTAATATGAGTCAGGAGGAAATTCAATCTCTAATCTTTGCTTCTGGCTTTTCTACTCGTACCGAAATTACTGAGCTTTCAGGCAGAGGAGTAGGTTTAGATGTGGTTCGAGCTAATGTAGAACGATTGAAAGGCTCAATTCAGGTGAGTTCTACCCCTGGAAATGGCTGTAAATTTCAAATTCGTTTGGGCAGTAGCCTCGCTACTACGCGGGTATTAATTGTCGAAGAAGCAAAAAACCTTTACGCCATACCAGTAGAGTATATCGCTAATATGCTAGCGATCGCCGTAGATGATATTTATACCATCGATGGTAGTGAAGTAATCGATTATGAAGATCGACCAATTTCTCTTGCTAAGTTGGGAACTTTATTAAAATTATCCACTACTAATCAGGTTCAAACAGCTAGTAAAGCTAACAAATTATTTTGCCTAGTTTTATATCTAGGCAAAGAATATTTCTGCTTAATTGTTGATGCCTTTGTAGATCGACAAGATATCGCCTTTAAACCTCAAAGTAAATTACTCAAGCGTATTCCTAATATTGCAGGAGCGACTATTTTAGGGAATGGGGAAGTATGCATGATTCTCAATCCTAACGATCTACTTCATTCTCTCAAAAACGGCACTTGGCACAATATTTCCGCTTCGGTGGAACCCGCCTCAGCCAAAAATAAACTACTGCTAGTAGAAGACTCCATTATTATCCGTACTCAGATGCAGCGTCTGCTCAAGAATGCTGGCTATGATGTCACTGTCGCTGTAAATGGTTTGGATGGGTTAGAGAAAATTCAGACAGAAGAATTCAGTATTGTGCTGTCTGACATAGAAATGCCTCAGATGAATGGTTTAGAAATGATCGCCAATATTCGTCAAAACAGTAAATATAATCAACTGCCTATTGTGCTAATTACTACTTTGGCTTCACCAGAGGATAAACGACGAGGTATCGAAGCAGGAGCAAATGCCTATTTGACCAAGGGTGATTTCGATCAACAAATTTTATTTCAAACTCTCGAGCAATTAGTTAACCACAATAATTAA
- a CDS encoding response regulator: MNKIKVVLVEDSPVAINIYEKMLNSSPHIEVVGKACNGKEGFDLVSKLKPDVICADLEMPVMNGFELTKQVMAYHPTPILIISNSVQKDDIDNIYEVMKAGAVDIMPKPRTASGGNTESTQKELIVKIRVLANKKVTHIPLN; the protein is encoded by the coding sequence ATGAACAAGATCAAAGTTGTCTTAGTTGAAGACTCTCCCGTAGCCATTAATATCTATGAGAAGATGCTCAACTCTTCCCCTCACATTGAGGTGGTTGGCAAAGCCTGCAACGGCAAAGAGGGATTTGATTTGGTTTCTAAGCTGAAACCCGATGTAATTTGTGCTGACTTAGAAATGCCTGTAATGAACGGTTTTGAACTTACCAAACAAGTCATGGCATATCATCCTACGCCGATTTTAATCATAAGTAATAGCGTGCAAAAAGATGATATAGACAATATTTATGAAGTGATGAAAGCTGGGGCAGTGGATATCATGCCCAAACCTCGAACCGCTTCGGGCGGTAATACCGAATCTACCCAGAAGGAACTGATCGTAAAGATTAGGGTTTTAGCTAATAAAAAAGTTACGCATATTCCCCTAAATTAG
- a CDS encoding response regulator, with protein sequence MAIRVLLVEDSDVAINIYEKMLNSSSHIEVVGKASNGKQGLDLVSLLNPDVICADLQMPVMDGLEFTKQVMAHHPTPILVLSNAVQKSDIDNIYEVMKAGAVDVMAKPQTALGGNSESMQNELVVKIRVLATKKVKAIPLR encoded by the coding sequence ATGGCAATTAGAGTTTTATTAGTTGAAGATTCCGATGTCGCAATTAACATCTATGAAAAAATGCTCAATTCTTCTTCCCACATTGAAGTAGTTGGCAAAGCCAGTAATGGTAAGCAAGGTTTAGATCTGGTTTCGCTCTTAAACCCTGACGTAATCTGCGCGGATTTACAAATGCCTGTAATGGATGGCTTAGAATTTACGAAGCAAGTTATGGCGCATCATCCAACACCTATTTTAGTGTTGAGTAACGCGGTACAAAAGTCAGATATAGATAATATTTACGAAGTAATGAAAGCTGGGGCGGTAGATGTGATGGCAAAACCTCAAACCGCTTTGGGCGGAAATTCTGAATCTATGCAGAATGAATTAGTTGTCAAAATTAGAGTCTTAGCAACTAAGAAAGTTAAAGCAATTCCTTTGAGATAA
- a CDS encoding polyribonucleotide nucleotidyltransferase, which translates to MQEFDKSISFDGRDIRLKVGLLAPQAGGSVLVQSGDTAVLVTATRAKGREGIDFLPLTVDYEERQYAAGRIPGGFFRREGRPGEKAILTSRLIDRPMRPLFPDWLRDDIQIVATTLSMDEDVPPDVLAVTGASVAVLLAEIPFYGPMAAVRVGLVGDDFILNPTYKEIKKGDLDIVVAGSPEGIVMVEAGANQLPEQDVIEAIDFAYEAIQELIQSQRELIKELGIEVVVPEPLQEDQSLNNFLGDRSTQDIKQILSQYDFDKKARDEALDEIKQTKILQAIAELPEDDPIAVAHAQDPKAIDKAFKTLTKKLMRGQILEDGIRVDGRKLDQVRPISSKVGVLPNRVHGSGLFRRGLTQVLSIATLGTSGDAQDTKDDMTIQDEKRYLHHYNFPPYSVGETRPMRSPGRREIGHGALAERALLPVLPSAEDFPYVLRVVSEVLSSNGSTSMGSVCGSTLSLMDAGVPLTKPVSGAAMGLIKEGDEVRILTDIQGIEDFLGDMDFKVAGTDTGITALQMDMKITGLSMDVIAKAIQQALPARIYILEEMLKAIDAPRKELSPYAPRLLTMKIDPDLIGMVIGPSGKTIKAITEQTGAKIDIEDDGKVIIAAVEAEKADMARKMIYNITRKLNEGDVYLGKITRIIDIGAFVEILPGKEGMIHISQLAEGRVGKVDDEVAVGDEIVVKIRGFDQKNRLNLTRLGIHPDEAAEARAAAM; encoded by the coding sequence ATGCAAGAATTTGACAAGTCGATATCTTTTGATGGTCGTGATATTCGGCTCAAAGTAGGCTTGCTCGCACCACAGGCAGGCGGTTCAGTATTAGTACAGTCAGGCGATACAGCGGTTCTGGTTACTGCTACGAGAGCAAAGGGAAGAGAAGGCATTGATTTTTTACCTTTAACCGTAGACTACGAAGAGCGACAATATGCAGCAGGACGAATTCCTGGAGGCTTTTTTAGAAGAGAAGGTAGGCCAGGAGAAAAAGCGATCTTAACCAGCAGATTAATTGACCGTCCGATGCGTCCTCTGTTTCCTGACTGGTTGCGGGATGATATTCAGATAGTTGCTACTACCCTTTCAATGGATGAAGATGTACCCCCAGATGTTTTAGCAGTAACGGGGGCTTCGGTAGCGGTTTTGCTGGCAGAGATTCCTTTTTATGGTCCAATGGCAGCAGTCAGGGTAGGCTTAGTAGGAGATGACTTTATTCTCAATCCTACCTATAAAGAAATTAAAAAAGGCGACCTCGATATTGTTGTGGCAGGTAGCCCAGAAGGGATTGTCATGGTAGAAGCTGGTGCAAATCAGCTACCAGAACAAGATGTGATCGAGGCGATCGATTTTGCCTATGAAGCAATTCAAGAGCTAATTCAGTCACAACGAGAATTAATTAAAGAATTGGGTATCGAGGTGGTTGTTCCCGAACCTCTCCAAGAAGATCAGAGTTTAAACAATTTTTTGGGCGATCGCAGTACCCAAGATATCAAGCAAATTCTCTCCCAATATGACTTTGACAAAAAGGCTCGCGATGAAGCTTTAGATGAAATTAAGCAAACTAAAATTCTTCAGGCGATCGCCGAACTTCCTGAAGACGATCCGATAGCAGTAGCGCATGCTCAAGATCCTAAAGCAATTGACAAGGCATTTAAAACCCTAACTAAAAAGCTGATGCGGGGTCAAATCCTTGAAGATGGCATCAGGGTTGATGGCAGAAAGCTAGATCAAGTACGACCAATTTCTTCTAAGGTAGGGGTTTTACCTAATCGGGTTCATGGTAGCGGCTTGTTTAGAAGAGGTCTAACTCAGGTACTTTCGATCGCCACTTTAGGGACATCAGGGGATGCTCAGGACACTAAAGACGACATGACCATCCAAGACGAAAAACGCTATCTGCATCACTACAATTTCCCCCCCTATTCCGTCGGCGAAACTCGCCCCATGCGCTCTCCTGGACGGAGAGAAATTGGTCACGGCGCACTAGCTGAAAGAGCTTTGCTTCCCGTGTTACCCAGTGCCGAAGATTTTCCTTATGTCCTGCGGGTAGTTTCTGAAGTACTGTCTTCTAATGGATCGACCTCTATGGGTTCAGTATGTGGTTCGACATTATCTTTGATGGATGCAGGAGTTCCCTTAACTAAACCAGTTAGTGGCGCAGCGATGGGCCTAATTAAAGAAGGAGATGAGGTAAGAATTCTCACCGATATCCAGGGGATTGAGGACTTTTTGGGCGACATGGACTTCAAGGTTGCAGGCACAGATACAGGAATTACTGCCTTACAGATGGACATGAAAATTACTGGTCTTTCCATGGATGTGATTGCTAAGGCTATTCAACAAGCTTTACCAGCGCGTATCTATATTTTAGAGGAGATGCTCAAGGCGATCGATGCGCCTAGAAAAGAGCTATCTCCCTATGCACCTAGACTGTTAACCATGAAGATCGATCCCGATTTGATTGGCATGGTAATTGGACCTTCAGGTAAGACAATTAAAGCCATTACCGAACAAACTGGGGCAAAAATTGATATCGAAGATGACGGTAAAGTAATCATTGCAGCAGTAGAAGCCGAAAAAGCCGACATGGCTCGTAAGATGATCTACAACATTACCCGTAAGCTTAATGAAGGAGATGTTTACCTGGGTAAAATTACCAGAATTATCGATATTGGCGCTTTTGTCGAGATTTTACCGGGAAAAGAAGGCATGATTCACATTTCCCAGTTAGCCGAAGGCAGAGTAGGTAAAGTGGATGATGAGGTTGCAGTCGGAGATGAAATTGTCGTTAAAATACGTGGTTTCGATCAGAAAAACCGTCTTAATTTAACTAGATTGGGCATTCACCCCGACGAAGCTGCTGAAGCCAGGGCAGCAGCTATGTAA